A genomic segment from Citrus sinensis chloroplast, complete genome encodes:
- the rps7 gene encoding ribosomal protein S7, translated as MSRRGTTEEKTAKSDPIYRNRLVNMLVNRILKHGKKSLAYQIIYRALKKIQQKTEKNPLSVLRQAIRGVTPDIAVKARRVGGSTHQVPIEIGSAQGKALAVRWLLGASRKRPGRNMAFKLSSELVDAAKGSGDAIRKKEETHRMAEANRAFAHFR; from the coding sequence ATGTCACGTCGAGGTACTACAGAAGAAAAAACTGCAAAATCCGATCCAATTTATCGTAATCGATTAGTTAACATGTTGGTTAACCGTATTCTGAAACACGGAAAAAAATCATTGGCTTATCAAATTATCTATCGAGCCTTGAAAAAGATTCAACAAAAGACAGAAAAAAATCCACTATCTGTTTTACGTCAAGCAATACGTGGAGTAACTCCCGATATAGCAGTAAAAGCAAGACGTGTAGGCGGATCGACTCATCAAGTTCCCATTGAAATAGGATCCGCACAAGGAAAAGCACTTGCCGTTCGTTGGTTATTAGGGGCATCCCGAAAACGTCCGGGTCGAAATATGGCTTTCAAATTAAGTTCCGAATTAGTGGATGCTGCCAAAGGGAGTGGCGATGCCATACGCAAAAAGGAAGAGACTCATAGAATGGCAGAGGCAAATAGAGCTTTTGCACATTTTCGTTAA